In Streptomyces sp. NBC_01707, a genomic segment contains:
- a CDS encoding glycoside hydrolase N-terminal domain-containing protein translates to MNDQHPHTPAQPSTSTSPSRRRVLSLAAAVGSLTALGGLPAFAATAPPQRPTTSPMLADGQGSTTRMWYRAPAGENTMLERALPVGNGRLGALVGNDPSHELLYVSDATMWTGGINDVLEQDGQFPYGRTDFGSLTQLAHVTVDIPEHDLGTVNGYRRELDLAQGLVTSSYIRSGVSFERRVFASQPDDVIVVQFSQRGGGHYTGTVSLDGTHDETTSADGAHDSLSFGADFTNGLRYGAAVTAHSTSGSITTQGSKIVFTRCADLTVVISGGTNYSPDAQAGYRDPDLDPAALARTKVRTAVGHSPTALLHTHVADHRDQFDGMQISLGPSTAEQRALDTWERLKARTQQDEPDPEFEALYLQFGRYLMISSSRGGLPVALQGPWLDGNDPDWMGDYHTDINIQMNYWMADRTALSRNFDAFTDYCVSQLPVWTELTQSLFNDPRNRFRNSSGKVAGWTVAFSTNIYGGLGWWWHPSGNAWLCNTLWEHYEYTQDRQHLAKIYPLLHGACEFWETRLLTMTVTDADTGKEREVLVADKDWSPEHGPQDAKGITYAQELVRDLFAHYREASALLGRNAAYSRTVAGLQERLYMPEVSPKTGWLQEWMSPDNLGETTHRHLSPLVGLFPGDRIRPDASPAALVKGATELLTARGMENFGWANAWRSLCWARLKHAENAYQLVITNLRPSVDGSNGSAMNLFDIYETGKGRGIFQIESNFGTSAAVIEMLLYSRPGHIELLPALPAAWARSGSVTGVGARGGFVVDLSWRDGRVREATIRSVGGRRTTVTAGGVSHDVGLRSGESVTLRNFR, encoded by the coding sequence CTCGGCGGCCTCCCCGCCTTCGCCGCCACCGCCCCGCCGCAGCGCCCCACCACGTCCCCGATGCTGGCCGACGGCCAAGGTTCCACGACGCGGATGTGGTACCGGGCGCCGGCCGGCGAGAACACGATGCTGGAGCGGGCGCTGCCGGTCGGCAACGGCCGGCTCGGCGCTCTCGTCGGCAACGACCCCTCGCACGAACTGCTCTACGTCTCCGACGCCACCATGTGGACCGGCGGGATCAATGACGTACTGGAGCAGGACGGTCAATTCCCCTACGGGCGGACCGATTTCGGCAGCCTCACCCAGCTGGCGCATGTGACGGTCGACATCCCGGAGCACGATCTCGGCACGGTCAACGGCTACCGCCGCGAACTCGATCTCGCCCAGGGCCTGGTCACATCCAGCTACATCCGCTCGGGTGTGTCCTTCGAGCGCCGCGTCTTCGCGAGTCAGCCGGACGACGTGATCGTCGTGCAGTTCTCCCAACGCGGTGGCGGTCACTACACCGGCACCGTCTCGCTCGACGGCACGCACGACGAAACGACATCGGCGGACGGCGCGCACGACAGCCTTTCCTTCGGCGCCGACTTCACCAACGGGCTCCGGTACGGGGCGGCGGTCACCGCGCACAGCACGAGCGGATCGATCACCACCCAGGGCTCGAAGATCGTCTTCACCCGGTGCGCGGATCTGACGGTCGTGATCAGCGGTGGTACGAACTACTCCCCCGACGCGCAGGCCGGCTACCGGGACCCGGACCTCGACCCGGCAGCACTCGCCAGGACCAAGGTCCGGACCGCCGTGGGCCATTCACCCACCGCCCTGCTGCACACCCATGTGGCCGACCATCGCGACCAGTTCGACGGGATGCAGATCTCGCTGGGCCCTTCCACGGCGGAGCAACGGGCGCTCGACACCTGGGAGCGGCTGAAGGCGCGTACCCAGCAGGACGAGCCCGACCCCGAGTTCGAAGCGCTGTACCTCCAGTTCGGCCGCTATCTGATGATCAGCAGTTCTCGGGGCGGTCTTCCGGTAGCCCTCCAGGGCCCATGGCTGGACGGCAACGACCCTGACTGGATGGGTGATTACCACACCGACATCAACATCCAGATGAACTACTGGATGGCCGACCGCACCGCGCTCTCCCGCAACTTCGACGCGTTCACCGACTACTGCGTCTCCCAGCTTCCGGTCTGGACGGAACTCACCCAGAGCCTGTTCAACGATCCACGCAACAGGTTCCGCAACTCCTCGGGCAAGGTCGCCGGCTGGACCGTGGCGTTCTCCACGAACATCTACGGCGGCCTGGGCTGGTGGTGGCACCCGTCGGGCAATGCCTGGCTGTGCAACACCCTGTGGGAACACTACGAATACACCCAGGACCGGCAGCACCTCGCGAAGATCTACCCGCTCCTGCACGGCGCCTGCGAGTTCTGGGAGACCCGGCTGCTGACCATGACGGTCACCGACGCGGACACCGGCAAGGAACGTGAGGTCCTCGTCGCCGACAAGGACTGGTCGCCGGAGCACGGCCCCCAGGACGCGAAGGGCATCACCTACGCCCAGGAACTGGTACGGGATCTCTTCGCGCACTACCGCGAGGCCAGCGCGCTGCTCGGCAGGAACGCCGCGTACAGCAGGACCGTCGCCGGGCTCCAGGAGCGGCTGTACATGCCCGAGGTCAGCCCGAAGACCGGCTGGCTCCAGGAATGGATGTCCCCGGACAACCTCGGCGAGACCACTCACCGCCATCTCTCCCCGCTGGTGGGCCTGTTCCCGGGCGACCGTATCCGGCCCGACGCGTCGCCCGCGGCGCTGGTGAAGGGCGCGACCGAACTCCTCACCGCGCGGGGCATGGAGAACTTCGGCTGGGCGAACGCCTGGCGGTCCCTGTGCTGGGCACGACTGAAGCACGCGGAGAACGCGTATCAGCTGGTGATCACCAATCTTCGGCCGTCCGTCGACGGAAGCAACGGCAGCGCGATGAACCTGTTCGACATCTACGAGACCGGGAAGGGCCGCGGGATCTTTCAGATCGAGTCCAACTTCGGTACTTCCGCCGCCGTGATCGAGATGCTGCTCTACTCGCGCCCCGGACACATCGAACTGCTCCCCGCGCTGCCCGCCGCCTGGGCGCGCTCCGGCTCGGTCACCGGCGTCGGGGCACGCGGTGGTTTCGTCGTCGACCTGAGCTGGCGCGACGGCAGGGTCCGCGAAGCCACCATCCGCAGTGTCGGCGGGCGCAGGACGACGGTGACGGCAGGCGGCGTCTCGCACGACGTCGGCCTCCGCTCCGGGGAATCCGTCACGCTGCGGAACTTCCGATGA
- a CDS encoding SGNH/GDSL hydrolase family protein, giving the protein MSGAAYRVLVAVVALAAATLTPAHAASATAAAAPVPDRSVVTWAASADRLGEVPSDRTYRLVVRTSAGGSGMRIRVSNAFGDRPLVIGSAYAGLRRSGAGLVAGSNRKLRFDRAASVTLAPGEIRYSDPLPGRTEAGSDLAISLYVRAAGGPATGHGMALQTSYATAGDHAAEERDGAYAEQVGSWFYLDAVSVDTGPGTGAVVTLGDSITDGWQSTTDKNLRWPDFLARRLHGAPGATVRGVANAGISGNQVLADGAGQSALSRLDRDVLSLPGVRTVVLFEGVNDIKSHSGVTAAALTAGYRRIIDRAHAAGKCVVGATVLPYQGWSEWDPQGDAVRMEVNEWIRTSGAVDAVADFDKVLRSPYNPQRLLPTFDGGDHLHPNDKGMQAMADSIDLADLECDGASGRSRTEAGEPAS; this is encoded by the coding sequence ATGAGCGGCGCAGCGTACCGCGTCCTGGTCGCGGTCGTGGCCCTCGCAGCCGCAACTCTCACCCCCGCCCACGCCGCCTCCGCCACCGCCGCGGCGGCTCCCGTGCCCGACCGGTCGGTGGTCACCTGGGCGGCCAGCGCGGACCGGCTGGGCGAGGTCCCGTCCGACCGCACCTACCGTCTGGTCGTCCGGACCAGCGCGGGCGGCAGCGGTATGCGCATCCGGGTGTCCAACGCGTTCGGTGACCGGCCTCTGGTCATCGGCAGCGCATACGCCGGGCTGCGCAGAAGTGGTGCCGGGCTGGTCGCGGGCTCCAACAGGAAGCTGCGTTTCGACCGGGCGGCGTCCGTGACCCTGGCACCGGGCGAGATCCGCTACAGCGATCCGCTGCCCGGGAGGACCGAGGCCGGCAGCGACCTCGCGATCAGCCTGTACGTACGGGCGGCGGGCGGCCCGGCCACCGGGCACGGGATGGCTCTCCAGACGTCGTACGCGACCGCCGGCGACCATGCGGCCGAGGAACGGGACGGTGCGTACGCGGAACAGGTCGGGTCGTGGTTCTACCTCGACGCGGTCAGCGTGGACACCGGTCCCGGCACCGGCGCCGTGGTCACCCTCGGCGACTCCATCACGGACGGCTGGCAGTCCACCACCGACAAGAACCTGCGCTGGCCCGACTTCCTGGCCCGTCGGCTGCACGGCGCGCCGGGCGCCACGGTGCGGGGTGTGGCCAACGCGGGGATATCCGGGAACCAGGTCCTGGCGGACGGCGCCGGGCAGAGCGCGCTCTCGCGTCTCGACCGCGACGTGCTGTCGCTGCCCGGGGTGCGCACGGTGGTCCTGTTCGAGGGCGTCAATGACATCAAGTCCCACAGCGGTGTCACGGCGGCCGCGCTGACGGCGGGCTACCGCCGGATCATCGACCGGGCGCACGCGGCGGGGAAGTGCGTCGTCGGCGCCACCGTCCTCCCGTACCAGGGCTGGTCGGAGTGGGATCCGCAGGGAGATGCGGTACGCATGGAGGTGAACGAGTGGATCCGCACCAGCGGCGCGGTGGACGCGGTGGCGGACTTCGACAAGGTCCTGCGCAGCCCGTACAACCCGCAGCGGCTGCTGCCGACGTTCGACGGAGGGGACCATCTGCATCCCAACGACAAGGGCATGCAGGCGATGGCGGACTCGATCGACCTCGCGGACCTCGAGTGCGACGGCGCGAGCGGGCGATCCCGCACGGAAGCAGGTGAGCCCGCGTCCTGA
- a CDS encoding NAD(+)/NADH kinase, translated as MSVERVGVVVHQGRPEAVVAARVVRDWCADEGIPCTDIDVWRDDERRRGGRQEADVAGNPDLIVTLGGDGTFLRGARIAAKTDGAVLGIDLGRVGFLTEVPAEDVVRALDAVHRGRAAVEERMLLTMRASRVLEVPKDIDALMGYGRRPMLPPPQVDQEAEAGAEGWGVALDVTALNDVVVEKLARDRQVSLGVYVGGRLLASYSADAVIIATPTGSTAYSFAAGGPVVSPRMDAVIFTPVAPHMTFDRTVVVASDEPIAVRVLPHSGQGAVTIDGHLRGVLDAGDWLGVYAAPRRLRAIRLGPHDFYGRLRTRLRLTDAPATAAYGESPPLFRPDGPVPRDLAHLHLSLADRDAAGGG; from the coding sequence ATGAGTGTCGAGCGGGTGGGAGTCGTCGTCCATCAGGGCCGCCCCGAGGCTGTTGTCGCGGCGCGCGTCGTACGCGATTGGTGTGCGGATGAAGGTATTCCGTGCACGGACATCGACGTGTGGCGCGACGACGAACGTCGGCGCGGCGGGCGGCAGGAGGCCGATGTCGCAGGCAACCCTGATCTGATTGTGACGCTCGGTGGCGACGGGACGTTTCTGCGCGGCGCCAGGATCGCTGCCAAGACCGATGGCGCCGTTCTGGGGATCGACCTGGGCCGGGTCGGCTTCCTGACCGAGGTGCCGGCCGAGGATGTCGTCCGGGCGCTCGACGCCGTCCACCGGGGAAGGGCGGCGGTCGAGGAGCGCATGCTGCTGACGATGAGGGCCTCTCGCGTCCTCGAGGTGCCCAAGGACATCGACGCTCTGATGGGCTACGGACGGCGCCCGATGCTGCCGCCACCTCAGGTCGACCAGGAAGCGGAGGCCGGGGCGGAGGGCTGGGGCGTGGCGTTGGATGTCACCGCTCTCAACGACGTCGTCGTGGAGAAGCTGGCGCGTGACCGGCAGGTGAGTCTCGGCGTCTATGTCGGCGGCCGGCTGCTCGCCTCGTACTCGGCCGACGCCGTCATCATCGCCACCCCCACCGGGTCGACCGCCTACAGCTTCGCCGCAGGTGGTCCGGTGGTCTCACCCCGCATGGATGCCGTCATCTTCACCCCTGTCGCACCGCACATGACCTTCGACCGTACGGTGGTCGTGGCGTCGGACGAACCGATCGCGGTCCGGGTGCTGCCCCACTCGGGACAGGGCGCTGTGACGATCGACGGCCACCTGCGCGGCGTGCTGGATGCCGGGGACTGGCTGGGGGTGTACGCGGCACCGCGTCGACTGCGGGCCATCAGACTCGGCCCGCACGACTTCTACGGGCGGCTGCGCACGCGTCTTCGCCTCACGGATGCTCCGGCCACGGCCGCGTACGGAGAGAGCCCACCGCTCTTCCGCCCCGACGGCCCGGTTCCGCGCGACCTGGCCCATCTCCATCTGTCCCTGGCGGACAGGGATGCGGCGGGCGGTGGTTGA
- a CDS encoding aldo/keto reductase: protein MSIPTPAVTLNNGVVMPQLGFGVFQIPDDETATAVTTALDCGYRSIDTAAVYGNETGVGRALASSGIPREDLFVTTKLWNEDQGYDNALRAFDASLNRLGLDYVDLYLIHWPAPARDKYLDTWHALEKIHAERRTRAIGVSNFQPAHLQRLMEHSDSVPAVNQIELHPRLQQSELRAFHAQHRIVTEAWSPLAQGALLKDRAITTIAERHGMTPAQVILRWHLQLGNVVIPKSVTPERIRENLNVFDFELTDADAQAIAALDNGTRTGPDPDSFN from the coding sequence ATGAGCATTCCCACTCCGGCCGTCACGCTCAACAACGGTGTCGTGATGCCGCAGCTCGGTTTCGGCGTCTTCCAGATTCCGGACGACGAAACCGCCACCGCCGTCACCACCGCCCTCGACTGCGGCTACCGGAGCATCGACACAGCAGCGGTCTACGGCAATGAGACCGGCGTCGGCCGGGCTCTGGCGTCGTCCGGCATCCCCCGCGAGGACCTGTTCGTCACCACCAAGCTGTGGAACGAGGACCAGGGCTACGACAATGCCCTGAGGGCCTTCGACGCCTCACTGAACAGGCTCGGCCTGGACTATGTGGATCTCTACCTCATCCACTGGCCCGCCCCGGCACGGGACAAGTACCTCGACACCTGGCACGCCCTCGAGAAGATCCACGCCGAGAGGCGGACACGTGCCATCGGCGTGTCCAACTTCCAGCCCGCTCACCTGCAGCGCCTGATGGAGCACAGCGACAGCGTCCCCGCGGTCAACCAGATCGAGTTGCACCCTCGGCTCCAGCAGAGCGAGCTGCGCGCCTTCCACGCCCAGCACCGCATCGTCACCGAGGCATGGAGCCCGCTCGCTCAGGGAGCCCTGCTCAAGGATCGGGCGATCACGACCATCGCCGAGCGCCACGGCATGACCCCCGCGCAGGTCATCCTCCGTTGGCACCTGCAGCTCGGCAATGTCGTCATCCCCAAGTCCGTCACGCCCGAACGCATTCGCGAGAACCTGAACGTCTTCGACTTCGAACTCACCGACGCCGACGCCCAGGCCATCGCCGCCCTCGACAACGGCACCCGGACCGGTCCCGACCCCGACAGCTTCAATTAG
- a CDS encoding SDR family NAD(P)-dependent oxidoreductase produces the protein MLIDLTGRTALVTGSTQGIGFAIAAGLARAGARVAVNGRRPQSVDDAIEKLRRETDSDSFVAAPGDVTTEDGARQVTDAARDVAVLVNNLGIFGATPALEISDEAWRQYFDVNVLSAVRMIRAYLPAMKDRSWGRVLNVASDSAVVTPVEMIHYGVSKTALLAVTRGFAKDAAGTGVTVNSIIAGPTHTRGVEDFVYQLVDPGLPWDEAQREFMLKHRPQSLLQRLIEPEEIANMAVYLSSDLASATTGGAVRADGGYVDSILP, from the coding sequence GTGCTCATCGATCTCACCGGCAGGACCGCGCTCGTCACCGGATCCACGCAAGGTATCGGTTTTGCCATTGCCGCGGGGCTGGCCCGGGCCGGCGCCCGCGTAGCCGTCAACGGACGCCGCCCGCAGTCCGTGGACGATGCCATCGAGAAACTGCGGCGGGAGACGGACAGCGACTCCTTCGTCGCCGCGCCCGGAGACGTCACCACCGAGGACGGCGCCCGGCAGGTCACCGACGCTGCCCGGGACGTCGCCGTCCTGGTCAACAATCTGGGCATCTTCGGGGCGACCCCTGCCCTGGAGATCAGCGACGAGGCGTGGCGTCAGTACTTCGACGTGAACGTTCTTTCCGCAGTCCGGATGATCCGCGCCTATCTCCCCGCCATGAAGGACCGCTCCTGGGGGCGTGTCCTGAACGTCGCAAGCGATTCGGCCGTGGTCACCCCGGTGGAGATGATTCACTACGGCGTGTCGAAGACGGCTCTGCTCGCTGTCACGCGGGGTTTCGCCAAGGACGCCGCCGGTACCGGAGTCACCGTCAATTCGATCATCGCCGGGCCGACTCACACCCGGGGCGTCGAGGATTTTGTGTACCAACTCGTCGACCCCGGTCTTCCCTGGGACGAAGCGCAGCGGGAGTTCATGCTCAAGCACCGGCCGCAGTCACTCCTGCAGAGACTGATCGAGCCGGAAGAGATCGCAAACATGGCCGTATATCTCAGCTCGGACCTCGCCTCCGCCACGACCGGAGGGGCCGTGCGCGCGGACGGTGGATATGTCGACTCCATCCTCCCCTGA
- a CDS encoding aminoglycoside phosphotransferase family protein, whose translation MHADQTDIDTDLVRRLVGGRFPQWADLPVERLTSGGTVNAVYRLGDALTVRLPLTEGGAKDLEREQRWLPRLAPGLPVIIPTVVATGEAAEGYPWAWSVHRWIEGESPVEGHLDEPELLACDLAGFIKAMRNTHVEGGPLAYRGSPLAKVDAQTRAAIEGLRHAEEDFDADVAMAAWQDALAARPWSAAPRWAHSDLMPSNLLVARGRLTAVLDFATVGVGDPACDLIPAWNLLPSSARDVFRDAVDVDDATWARGRGWALAMAVIQLPYYRDTNAIISANARHVIREVLASQGADRHETLRGDRTRGGPRRTSTA comes from the coding sequence ATGCATGCTGATCAGACGGACATCGACACAGACCTCGTCAGGCGGCTGGTCGGTGGCCGGTTTCCGCAGTGGGCGGATCTGCCGGTCGAGCGGCTCACCTCCGGGGGCACCGTCAATGCGGTCTACCGGCTCGGCGACGCACTGACCGTCCGGCTCCCCCTCACGGAGGGCGGCGCCAAGGATCTGGAGCGGGAGCAACGGTGGCTGCCCAGACTCGCCCCCGGTCTGCCCGTCATCATTCCGACCGTGGTCGCAACGGGGGAGGCCGCCGAGGGATATCCGTGGGCCTGGTCGGTGCACCGGTGGATCGAAGGCGAAAGCCCGGTCGAGGGCCACCTCGACGAGCCTGAGCTCCTCGCGTGCGATCTGGCCGGGTTCATCAAGGCCATGCGCAACACCCACGTCGAAGGCGGGCCCCTCGCCTACCGGGGGTCCCCGCTGGCGAAGGTCGATGCGCAGACGCGCGCCGCGATCGAGGGACTGCGCCACGCCGAAGAGGACTTCGACGCCGACGTGGCCATGGCTGCCTGGCAGGACGCGCTCGCCGCGCGGCCGTGGAGCGCAGCACCCCGCTGGGCACATTCCGACCTCATGCCGAGCAACCTGCTCGTGGCCCGAGGCAGGCTCACCGCTGTGCTCGACTTCGCCACCGTCGGCGTCGGTGACCCCGCCTGTGACCTGATCCCTGCGTGGAACCTGCTGCCGTCCTCGGCCAGGGACGTGTTCCGGGACGCCGTGGACGTCGACGACGCGACATGGGCGCGCGGCCGTGGCTGGGCCCTGGCCATGGCCGTCATCCAACTCCCGTACTACCGCGACACGAACGCGATCATCTCCGCCAACGCCCGCCACGTCATCCGTGAGGTACTTGCTTCCCAGGGCGCTGATCGGCACGAGACGCTGCGCGGAGACAGAACCCGCGGGGGACCACGTCGAACATCGACCGCCTGA
- a CDS encoding nuclear transport factor 2 family protein, translating to MTARPPVPPFTRETAIEKVRQAEDGWNTRDPEKVALAYTEDSRWRNRAEFVTGRDEIVEFLRRKWARELDYRLIKELWAFDGNRIAVRFAYESHDDSGNWFRSYGNENWEFDENGLMAVRHACINDLQIKETDREYHWPLGRRPDDHPGLSDLGF from the coding sequence ATGACCGCACGCCCGCCCGTCCCCCCGTTCACACGGGAGACCGCCATCGAGAAGGTCCGCCAGGCAGAGGACGGCTGGAACACGCGTGACCCCGAGAAGGTGGCCCTGGCCTATACGGAGGACTCGCGTTGGCGCAACCGGGCGGAGTTCGTGACGGGACGTGACGAGATCGTCGAGTTCCTGAGGCGCAAGTGGGCCCGCGAGCTCGATTACCGGCTCATCAAGGAACTGTGGGCGTTCGACGGCAACCGGATCGCGGTGCGGTTCGCGTACGAGTCGCACGACGACTCCGGCAACTGGTTCCGCTCGTACGGCAACGAGAACTGGGAGTTCGATGAGAACGGGCTGATGGCCGTACGGCACGCCTGCATCAATGACCTGCAGATCAAGGAAACGGACCGCGAGTACCACTGGCCGCTCGGTCGCCGCCCCGACGACCATCCCGGTCTCAGCGACCTCGGGTTCTGA
- the lpdA gene encoding dihydrolipoyl dehydrogenase, giving the protein MDDQGERFDVVVLGAGPGGYVAAIRAAQLGKRVAVVEAKYWGGVCLNVGCIPTKALLRNAELAHIVTREAKTFGIKVEGQVSFDYGEAFRRSRRVADGRVKGVHYLMKKNGITEISGRGTFVDAHTLDVALFDGSTRTIGFDHCIIAAGATPKLLPGTRRTSRVVTYEEQILAEDLPQSIVVAGAGAIGVEFAYVLHNYGVKVTVVEFLDRIAPLEDADVSAELARQYRKLGIDVLTSTRVDSIDESGPQVRVTVIGKDGAPKVLEADKVLQAIGFAPNVTEYGLESTGVRVTERGAIDIDGRCRTSVPHIYAIGDVTAKLMLAHAAEAMGVVAAETIAGAETMELDYPMIPRATYCQPQVASFGWTEAQAREKGFDVKVAKFPFTANGKAHGLGDTTGFVKLISDAKYGEIIGAHLIGPDVTELLPELTLAQQWDLTVHEVARNVHAHPTLGEAVKEAVHGLAGHMINM; this is encoded by the coding sequence ATGGATGACCAAGGTGAGCGTTTCGACGTCGTCGTACTCGGAGCAGGCCCGGGCGGATATGTCGCCGCCATTCGAGCAGCCCAGCTGGGCAAGCGCGTCGCCGTTGTCGAGGCCAAATACTGGGGCGGCGTCTGCCTCAACGTCGGTTGCATCCCCACCAAGGCCTTGCTGCGCAACGCCGAGCTGGCGCACATCGTCACGCGCGAGGCCAAGACCTTCGGCATCAAGGTCGAAGGGCAGGTTTCCTTCGATTACGGTGAGGCGTTCCGGCGCAGCCGCCGTGTCGCGGACGGCCGGGTCAAGGGTGTCCACTACCTGATGAAGAAGAATGGGATCACGGAGATCAGCGGCCGTGGCACCTTCGTGGACGCGCACACGCTCGACGTGGCCCTCTTCGACGGCTCGACCCGGACGATCGGCTTCGACCACTGCATCATCGCCGCCGGAGCGACTCCGAAGCTGCTGCCCGGGACCCGCCGCACCTCACGAGTGGTGACGTACGAGGAGCAGATCCTCGCTGAAGACCTGCCTCAGTCCATCGTGGTCGCCGGCGCCGGGGCCATCGGTGTCGAGTTCGCGTACGTCCTGCACAACTACGGTGTGAAGGTCACCGTCGTCGAATTCCTGGACCGGATCGCACCGCTGGAAGACGCCGACGTGTCTGCCGAACTGGCACGGCAGTACAGGAAGTTGGGCATCGACGTGCTCACCTCCACGCGTGTCGACTCGATCGACGAGTCCGGCCCGCAGGTCCGCGTCACGGTCATCGGCAAGGACGGCGCACCGAAGGTGCTGGAGGCCGACAAGGTCCTGCAGGCGATCGGCTTCGCGCCGAACGTCACCGAGTACGGCCTGGAGAGCACCGGCGTACGCGTCACCGAGCGCGGGGCGATCGACATCGACGGCCGCTGCCGCACATCCGTACCGCACATCTACGCGATCGGCGACGTCACCGCGAAGCTGATGCTCGCGCACGCCGCCGAGGCGATGGGCGTGGTCGCGGCGGAGACCATCGCGGGAGCCGAGACCATGGAGCTCGACTACCCGATGATCCCGCGCGCCACGTACTGCCAGCCGCAGGTTGCCAGCTTCGGCTGGACCGAGGCGCAGGCACGGGAGAAGGGCTTCGACGTCAAGGTGGCAAAGTTCCCCTTCACCGCGAACGGCAAGGCTCACGGACTGGGCGACACGACCGGCTTCGTGAAGCTGATCAGCGACGCCAAGTACGGGGAGATCATCGGCGCGCACCTGATCGGCCCCGACGTCACCGAACTGCTGCCCGAGCTCACCTTGGCCCAGCAGTGGGACCTGACGGTCCACGAGGTGGCACGCAACGTCCACGCGCACCCGACGCTGGGCGAGGCGGTCAAGGAGGCCGTGCACGGCCTCGCCGGGCACATGATCAACATGTGA
- a CDS encoding TauD/TfdA family dioxygenase, with protein sequence MTVIAEVRGAGWCGADVAENDDWRVVLSPVHQAELRAAVGAVESAGLGLAEFSREDFPLPTLGPLLHQIVDELMDGRGFVLLQDTPVADLNERQCEILALGVGRHVGSTVPQGPGKHVQHVRDLGVVPTGSTSHSYQHSGRLGYHADPNDVVALLCVRPAKSGGLSCIVSSVAVHNEVVRTRPDLAEVLYRPWWRDRRSGDGPDSFHESPVYTVDGAGRLSTSYGPDYMRSALRGAHVPPFTPAQLEAMELLDRLNDDRRFMLAMDLRAGDMQFLNNHVTLHSRTEYVDHPEPERRRDLVRLWLNTDQDRHPPS encoded by the coding sequence ATGACAGTGATCGCGGAAGTACGCGGAGCGGGCTGGTGTGGCGCCGACGTCGCCGAGAACGACGACTGGCGGGTCGTACTCAGCCCCGTCCATCAGGCAGAACTGCGCGCCGCGGTCGGCGCCGTGGAGTCGGCCGGCCTCGGGCTCGCCGAGTTCTCACGCGAGGACTTTCCGTTGCCGACGCTCGGTCCCCTGCTCCACCAGATCGTCGACGAGCTGATGGACGGCCGCGGCTTCGTGCTGCTGCAGGACACGCCCGTCGCCGATCTGAACGAGCGGCAATGCGAGATCCTCGCCCTGGGAGTGGGCCGACACGTCGGCAGCACCGTCCCGCAGGGTCCTGGAAAGCATGTGCAGCATGTACGCGACCTGGGCGTCGTCCCGACGGGCTCGACGAGTCACAGCTACCAGCACAGCGGGCGGCTCGGCTACCACGCCGACCCGAACGACGTCGTCGCTCTGCTGTGCGTCCGGCCGGCCAAGTCCGGGGGTCTCAGCTGCATCGTCAGCTCGGTGGCGGTGCACAACGAGGTCGTGCGCACCCGCCCCGATCTGGCAGAGGTGCTGTACCGGCCCTGGTGGCGCGACCGACGCTCCGGGGACGGCCCCGACAGCTTCCATGAGAGCCCCGTCTACACCGTGGACGGTGCAGGGCGGCTGTCCACGTCCTACGGCCCTGACTACATGCGTTCGGCGCTGCGCGGCGCCCACGTGCCACCGTTCACCCCTGCACAACTGGAGGCGATGGAACTGCTCGACCGCCTGAACGACGATCGCCGCTTCATGCTCGCCATGGACCTGCGCGCGGGCGACATGCAGTTCCTGAACAACCACGTCACCCTGCACAGCCGCACCGAGTACGTGGACCACCCGGAGCCGGAGCGCCGCCGTGACCTCGTCCGGCTCTGGCTGAACACCGACCAGGACCGGCACCCGCCGTCCTGA